One window of the Cryptomeria japonica chromosome 7, Sugi_1.0, whole genome shotgun sequence genome contains the following:
- the LOC131039879 gene encoding legumin B encodes MEAAPKRNLTPTLPKEIINSEGGRYQVWLSSNLSMLSEGRIGAAKLILNHLGLSLPKYSDSSKVCYVLGGSGICGIVLPEAESERVLKVKRGDAIAVPLGVVSWWFNDNPSEELEILFLGDTSKAHRSGEFTDFNLIGGSNGLYRGFSKRFMCRAWDLKESELDHVLSSQSGSGIVKLKEGTSMPTPEAEAGDKLRLVFNCEEAKPDIDIDNGGRVVVLTSNYLPILKEIGLGADLVKIDKDAMCSPGHSSDSAFQVTYITKGSGRVEVVGIDGERLLEFELQAGYLFIVPRFYVVSKIAGDEGMQWFSIITTPNPVFCNHAGKTGVLKSLSKEIFAASFNVDEKTVALFHSKRTQDAVFFPPPKDE; translated from the exons ATGGAAGCTGCCCCCAAGAGAAATTTGACCCCAACCTTGCCCAAGGAGATAATTAATTCAGAGGGTGGGCGTTATCAGGTATGGTTGAGTTCAAATTTGAGTATGCTGTCTGAAGGAAGAATTGGAGCAGCCAAACTCATTCTCAACCATCTTGGCCTTTCCTTGCCAAAGTACTCAGACTCTTCTAAGGTCTGTTATGTGCTTGGAG GATCAGGAATTTGTGGCATAGTTCTGCCTGAGGCAGAGTCAGAGCGAGTGCTGAAGGTTAAGAGAGGAGATGCCATTGCAGTTCCCTTGGGAGTGGTGAGCTGGTGGTTTAATGACAACCCCTCAGAGGAGCTGGAGATCCTCTTCCTTGGGGATACATCAAAAGCCCACAGATCAGGGGAGTTCACG GATTTTAACCTTATTGGTGGCTCAAATGGGCTGTACCGTGGATTTAGCAAGAGATTTATGTGCAGAGCATGGGATCTGAAGGAAAGTGAGCTCGACCATGTTCTGAGTAGCCAATCTGGAAGTGGAATTGTTAAATTAAAGGAAGGAACAAGCATGCCCACCCCTGAAGCCGAAGCAGGGGACAAGCTAAGACTGGTTTTCAATTGTGAGGAAGCCAAACCGGACATTGATATTGACAATGGAGGTCGTGTAGTGGTGCTCACTAGTAACTATTTGCCAATCTTGAAGGAAATAGGGTTGGGAGCAGACCTTGTTAAAATCGATAAG GATGCAATGTGTTCACCTGGGCATTCATCGGATTCAGCATTCCAAGTGACATATATAACTAAAGGCAGTGGAAGGGTTGAGGTTGTGGGCATAGATGGGGAGAGGCTGCTGGAGTTTGAGTTACAGGCTGGTTACCTGTTCATTGTTCCTAGATTTTATGTGGTTTCCAAGATTGCTGGAGATGAAGGGATGCAATGGTTCTCTATCATTACTACACCCAA TCCTGTTTTTTGTAATCATGCAGGTAAGACTGGTGTGTTGAAGTCCCTATCAAAGGAGATTTTTGCAGCTTCCTTCAATGTAGATGAGAAGACCGTGGCTCTGTTTCACTCTAAACGAACCCAGGATGCTGTTTTTTTCCCTCCTCCCAAAGATGAGTGA